In Neosynechococcus sphagnicola sy1, the genomic stretch CTCTTCTTTATCTGTTACACAAGACAGACTTGGAGCAGTAAATTCCACCGTCGCCGGCGGGACATCTGACTCGGCCATTGTCCCCCGGTGGGTGTATTCAATGCGAACCAGGCCCGCTCTCTCCCCCACGGCGATCGCCTCAACGACCAGATCCGAAAAAGGTGAATGATACGAGCATTTCCGGGGTACCGGGTAGGGCTTAAAACCCCGGCCAGTATCGTGTCCAGGAGCAGCATCGATGCTGCCCGCTGCTGTGTCATCGCCGGGGACAAATGCACCAGCTGCAGCTGCCACCTGTATGTCATTTTTGGCGGCCTGATGACGTACATCACTGGGCAACCACTCACCATCTACCAGGGTGTGGTCTAGGCCAGGGATTAACCCTAGCTGGATGCGTTGGGAGGGGCTTTTATCTACCTGGTAAGGTGTGTTCATAGATTTCAGGTGGTCTGTATGATCGACTGTTTGTTTTGGATAGTCGTTGCCCTGATGGTCATTGCCACGGCTGTAATACTTGGCCTTCTCTTTCAAGTGATATCGAAGCAGCGTAAGGGTAAGTTCCTGCCCCTTCGGTTAAAACGACTGTTAGCAACAAATGGCTATCGCCGTATTGTTGTTCCAGCGCTGATTGTCATCCCCATGCTCCTGAGCGCGATGCCAACCAGATTCCAATACCGCTCATCAGAAACCAGCGCTCAAAAGGCTTTTGAGTATGTCAACCAATTGAGGCAACGCTATGGACGTAGTGCGATCGCCTGGGATGAGCGGGTTTATGAGTTAGCAATGGCTAGGGCTAAAGACATGATGGCTCAAGGCTATTACGACCATACAAATCCATTCACGGGCGAATGTCCTGACAAAATGAGGCCACAATTTGGACTGTCTGCGAATGAATATGTTGCAGAAAATATTGATGGCTATGCTGA encodes the following:
- a CDS encoding CAP domain-containing protein, producing the protein MIDCLFWIVVALMVIATAVILGLLFQVISKQRKGKFLPLRLKRLLATNGYRRIVVPALIVIPMLLSAMPTRFQYRSSETSAQKAFEYVNQLRQRYGRSAIAWDERVYELAMARAKDMMAQGYYDHTNPFTGECPDKMRPQFGLSANEYVAENIDGYAEQVLFSWAKIRPVEDAVRDWMTSRGHRYNLLYKEHTAGAIACYKDKCVFLGLNQNQFGKGCYKMADTKKIWKTAPPKPEEVTIDERDFRRTVPTPSIKLH